The Erigeron canadensis isolate Cc75 chromosome 1, C_canadensis_v1, whole genome shotgun sequence genome segment tggctcgtgataccactgttagaatatgaacacctaAACAAACATAATCACGACTCACGAGtatgcgcaacggaagaaatcgaaacatatatgcaatcaaattaattaacaaagattagaattgagtcgtgtaccttatgcaagctccaataaagataataataataagattattattaatgcttagggtttaaagcaaaacccatctacgatcgcacactagacaccccgaataacgtatgttagtacccgatcacaaaccaaacaaaccttttgcttgaaccttaaacttcaaagtcgaaatcCCTCAAGGAGAAggaatttcggccacttcaaagagaAAGGAATAAAAAGGAGAGaattgcttatgtgaaaaagtatatgaaaaaacaagaattaagcctctatttatagggcttAATTAGGGTTAACATAACTTAGAAAATAAGCCACATCAAGGCCTTCCAACCCTTGAAAGTGGACGGCCCCCTCATGGACTTTAGGTCCAAATCCATTTTTTGagtttcacattttaatcctcctctttaatcaattaaatataactaaccctttaattatgtttaattaatcatttcgtgatcaaactaatcaatatattacattaatatatcaattaatattatcgagttaccgtgtcatttcgtgtgaccccgtaggttTAAATTATTctcggacatgcgatttataataaaatgatcacactccaacacgTACGAGAAGAAGGAAGCTAGAAAGTAATGAATGCTAAGTCATTAGAGAACTAATCGGATCTGCTTATAAAATTAGGACTTATGAGGTTTCAGATTATTTTTCATCtttgttttaaataataataagtctTATAATAATACTACTAAAATTGTCAAATAAAAGTTGAaacttttattaagttttaGTGATCTATAGAGTTGGCAAAATAAGTACAGTTTAGTTTATAGGCAAAatgataaaaagttataaaacacATCATTtcggtaaatatttttttaaaaataaaacatcattttgatatatacttttaaaaatataccgttttgataattatttttgaacatACACCATTTTAGGTATCAAGTCCACATACTTATACAGGCTGAATCCACTATTTGAGTCCCGGAGGTAGTTTTTCTAATCTCAAAATTTTTTCATAAGGAGAAAGTTGAAGGTCCAGCAATTcactgaatcgaaactaacttaaaaaaaaattaacaaattaatgGTTTAGAATAAAAGCAGcttatatttatcatttgatatataCTAATGCTGCATTCTTGagattttaattaaaagaaaagagatGATAGGATTGGATAAGGAAGGGgaagaaaataaattgtatGGATAtaatgcattcttgagtttaaaaaaaatgaaagaaaaaaaaaatcaagaattacTTATATTCTTGGGTTTaaatgaaaggaaaagaaaaaaaatatatagttttacaaAGATAcccttattaaataaattattagaaaTAAATTGAAGGGTAAAGTaataattttacataattattttttcctTTCCTTCCAAATTATGCCAATTTGGCAAGAAAGCTTTAGGACTAAAAatctataagtttttttatccttccattttctttcttttataaagaaaactCAAGAATAAAGATTTAATACTATTTcctatcatttttttctctatcctataaaaaaaaaaaaaactcaaaaatgtaGTGTAAGGTTGGTCCTTATAATGGTTTCCATGAGcctttcaaattcatttattgtGTAGATAACCGTTTTGTTATGGGCTTAAGGTAAACTTATAACAGCCTAATGCAAATCACTTTGTGGTGGATAGATTTGCTTAAAAGTTCGTCATGAATATTTAAGGGTAATACTACATTAATTTACAACAGCGTGTTGTGTTGATTCAATTATTATAATGTTTGCTAAAATGCGgcatatcaaataaatatttagcatatcaaataaatatttaactacgctcaaaagcttgaagttctaatacaaatatttattttgtgAAACAACACTAAAAATTAaatgagaaggaaaaaaaaaagttgaatgaaAGATTTCAATagatagaaaattaaaaaaaaaaaaaaaaaagaaaaagaaaattgtacaagaaatcaagaataaaaaaataaaataaacgaaATGTGACAGAAAGAGGATATTTATTTTGTGCAAGAAACCTAAAAGGTTTATAAcatcaaatacatattttaatttgtaaaaataatGAGAAAATCAAGATCACAAAAATATACAAAGAGATGTGAACTTCTAGCAAATAAAGCTAAAATCGGGGGAATCTAGAACCAAGCACCTACAgtatatatcatattatcatttgCCAAATATTGGAACAAATGCTCAATTGACTCCGACATCTCATTGCAACAATCTGTTTGAGACCACCACATTCCATTTCATCATAAGTAGGTAAACGTTACGTTTCCGCCTTCCATCTAAACACAATTCACTTTCTTTGGAAGTCATTTGCCAATTAAACTAGTAACAATCAGCCACATTCTGATTTTGCAGCAGCTTTATACAAGACACAACAGAAAAAGAACTCCCCACCCGAGTCCTGCACCCAACCCCACTGAGAAGGCTGACCCGAATTTGGATAGCAGTACATAGGCCGGCCAGATCGATGTTACGTTCGGACAGATTGTTTATTACTTGACAAATATTCTTCAAGACAACAGAACACACGAGCTACAAGGAACTATCCTGTAGGCTGTAGCCGTAACCCGTCGCCACAGTCTAGTTGATGCAGTACTGAAGAGCCAGATTCACTTTGTGAGAAGGCTTGAGTTCATATCCTGAAATGAACCTGTCAAAGAACTTTCACAACAGAGCGTAAATTTAAGGTTGTATATGATGCTATTCCAAAAGACGTGCATCATAACAATGGATCCCACTATCTTTCCAGCTTGCTCTTTTAAGTATTCACTGTTGTAGTAACAGCTTCTAAATTTGAATGGACCGAAAAGTACAATGAATGCAGTAGCAAATTTGGTGATCCCAGGCCTAACCAGCTCCCTTTTCTTATCTAAATTTCCTCCTCAAGCTCATCAAATCCGTACCGTTATATACAAAACCATTTAGTGACATTACCCTACTCAACGTTTTTGGGACTATTAGTTAGTCAATATCTTTGAGAATCAAGTCGAGCCAATCAGCTGCACCCAGTCCAGTACAGAAGTGGACgtttgactttgaaaaggtCCTGTACACCTTGCCATACATGCAGATgtgtgggttgggtaatggctCACAAAGAGTTGGGTCCAAACTGAAGTGGATTGAAATGACTTGGGTTGACCCGAAACTATTTTAAGGAAGTTGACAAATGCAAGCTTGTATGCAAGTATATGGAGAAGCAGAAACTTATGGACTAGAATGGCGCTTAACAGTTACAAATGCCGGAAACTGCCCAGTGTGGGCTTAACTACGATATCTTTACTATACAAAGAGTCAGCCAATCTACAAAAACAATGCTATAATACcatgttttaaatattttgggGTTGATTAACAAAAGATCTCAAATAAAGCTATGACATCCACATGGTATATGTCAAAGTAAAACTCTTCACAGCAAGTAAAATCAATTATGAGGCAATcatgaaaggaaaaaaacatCATACAGTTACCATAAAGTAACTCAAAAATCACTCTGTTTATTTCAAAACATCAACATATATTGTAAGTCGTTTAAGTGGCACACAattgacaacaatcatgaacaATGCTATGAAGGCAAACGATTAACCAACCGGTGATTTCTAATACACGCATGAACCTAGATTAAGCCATGACATCCATATTGTATATATGAAAACCGCACAAGCACAATAGCAAATAAAATCAACTGAATGAACATATCACAAAAAGGAATATTATAGAAGATGCAAACAGCTAGTATCCATATAACTAACAAAACATCATTCAACTACTCAAATCCACATTCACTTTTTTTGGGTttctattataaatttttatctaGGTAGCAAAACTGGAAGAATCCATCAATTCTTTTGGCACGAGCTTGCTAATCAATTCAGAAAGAGTGGTACCTAGTGATCCAGCGGCAATTGAGTCAATTAGCAAGGATAATGTTGAAACATCAAGTGAGTAACCCCTTGCATCCATTTCCTGTAAAAGCATCTCTATGTCAACATAGTGCTTATTCTTTAGATATCCTTGGAGAAGAACACAGTAAGTAACACTATTTGGCGAGCAACCACTCTGGTCCATTTTGAGAAACATCTCCTTTGCATCGCCCAATAAACCTTCACGACACAAAGAACTTATCATCACATTATATGTCCGGACATCAGGTTGCAAACCTTTAACCAACAGATCCTGGAAAAGATCCCTTGCGATATCGAACTTATGGCATTTACTTGCACCATCAATAAGGGTAGTGTACACAACAATACTTGAATTAAGCTTGCTATTACCCATTAGATTGAACAAAGAGATTGCATCTTCTACAAGATGGTTGTTGCAAAGACCTTCTAGAACAATGCCATAAGTCAATTCGTTTGGAACATTGCCTTGTTCTCGCATGTCATCAAAGAGTTTACGTGCAACCCCACAATGCCCGGCCCTAAACAATCCTTGCAACATCGTGCTGTAAGTGACTGTATTGGGTTTCAAACCCTTCCTAGTCATTTCACTGAACATTTGCAAGGCCTCATCTATCTTTGAATTCTTGCAGTACCCATTCAATAAACTGCTGTAAGTAATAACATTAGGGACGATACCTTTAGACACCATGGAATTAAAAACTGTCTTAGCTTTGGTCATTTCACCTCTCAAACAATAACCATCGATAAGTGAGTTGTAAGTCACTATGTTAGGAAGCGTGCCTTTCTCAATCATGACGTTGATAACAGTCTCAGCATCTTTTACCCGACCTTCTTTGCCGAATGCATCAACCAATATACTGTAAGTATGAACATCGGGAGAGATCCTATAATCCTCCATTTCTTTTAGCATCTTATACACCTCATCCCACTGATTTAATTTAGATAGGCCAGAAATCAAAGAGCTGTAAGTGATGACATTAGGTGCAATGCGTTTTTGAAAGACCATCTCTTTAAATAGTTTGAAGGCGTCATCAATCATTTGGTCCTTGCAAAGACTATCAATGATTGTGCTATATACGACAACATCAGGTTTACGGCCTCTTTCATCCATCAGCCTAAGCAAAGAAATGGCAATAGCATTATTACCGATTTTGCAAAGGCCTTTGATCATTGTGGAGTACATAACAACATTAGGTTCGCAAAGTTTTCGTTTGATGAGCTTTTTGAAGAATCGCTCAGCCTCAAGAATACGATCTTCTAGGATGAGCCCGTCTAAGAGGGTGCTAAAAGTGAAGACATTTGGTACAATATATCGTCTATAGGAAAGACCTAAAAGTGCAAAACCGTCGTTGGTTCTACGCAAACGACAACAACACTTGATGGCAATACTGGTGGTGTAGTGATCAACAGGAAGACCAAGGGAACACATTCGTTTAAAGAGATGaatggaaattgaaaaatgtttcaTTTTGGTGACAGAATTCAACAGCtgattgaaataaataacagaTGGAAGAGGGTTTCTTTGAGACATTTCATCGAACAGGTTCAAGGCATCTTCCAAATTTGAAACTTTTTGGTATTTAGAAGGAGCAGGGGGGTCGACATCAAAACGATTTgaagaatgaaaatgaaaaacggATGTAATTGAAGAAGTAAGAAAATTAATACTAGGTTTCAACTTGAAAAAATAGGTTGTTCGGTTCACCAATGTCGCCATTTCCAAAGTggtaacttttttatatttagaaGGAGGATCGAGATCAGAATAACTTTgaagaataaaaatgataagtggatgttgaagaaataagaaagaaaatgaaaagtagtTGACCTTGGAAGAAATGGTTTGTTGGGTTCGCCAGTTAAGCCATTTTACCATACAAtttcaagaaaatgaaatgagtgTTTTCCATAGGTGGTCATCCATCTCTGCAAAGTAGTGGTCTCGACCTCCATCTACACAGCTGAAAATGGCCGAGTTTGATGCTCTAGAGAAAGTCCTTCATAAATGCCATGGATCAGATTCGAAAGGATATATGGAGGCGGTGGGGTGACGTATCGGCATTGGATATGTTATGGTTAGGTTCGAATAAAAACggaaccggaaaaccgaaaaattttaaaaccgaACCGTCAGAATCGAAACCGAACGcaagttattatttttaaaacacGAATTGATCGAttcatgttttggtgttatgtCAAAAGACAACCTATAAAAATATCCAAACTGAACTAaatgtgatttaacttatttaatatgtatatcatttttttaaaacaacttGTTAGTATTAATTGTTGGAAACCGAAGGCACCCCTGAAGATCAACGTTGCGATAAAAGCCATTTgtgtattttagttttatatatcatattttctTCATTAATAATTgtagttaaatttataacatataagtgagtgcaaaacaaaattaataacatAAAAACCGAAATTAAAACAGAAATAGACCCAAACCAAACTGAATCAAAACCAAATCCaacggttttggttttttaaaaatcgaACGGATCGGTTCAGTTTTAGGTTTTATGTTAAAACTGACTCATACTCACCCCTAATTTTTGTaaaatctttaaaagttattattgaAAAAAGATTATTACCTATTGTTTATATCACGTTTAAATTGTTGCcaaaaaattcaacttttttgGTTAAATAACAAGATTAAATCGCAACAAAAACTCGAAAAATTCTCCATACCCCCTTCTTTTATCAGAGCATAAAATCAGTTCTAAATTTAAAAGACTAAGAGATGCTCATATtttttacgagtattttttgAGAACCCACCTAAATAAAGACTATAAAGTTTGTTTGTTAGAATTTAAATTAACAtcatttattttgtttgttctATTAAAAATCAGCAAAGGGATATATAATAGGGATATTAAAAGTGCCAAATTCTGGTCCCGTCTGCGTACCGTCCTGGTCTCCGTATCGAGAACAATCCCATTCGGGATCGGTATCGGTACTCATTTTTTTAAGTTCGTGGGACCGGTACTAATTGGTATTGGGACCGCAAAATACCAAGAATTCCCTTTTGGTCCCGACACATAAGAAATGTTCATTTTATATCtctatatttatgtatataagaACATCTATAGCAATGTGTATCCATGGTAAGAGTACTAAACGATATACCATAGCCATGTAAAAATTAGTATATAGTTGCATGTAGTAACCCGGCTTTTTATAGccatgtataaattttatatagttGCATGTAGTAACCTATAATATTCTAAGCATGGTGCTGAAAACAGAAGCACACGAACTATGAACAATCAAATCTTAATTGTCTAAATCAAAAAGTTGACATgtaaattaaattgattttggaCTGATCAAATTCACATTAATTTGTATGTGAAATCTGATATATGAGTGGTTCAGTTCTAATTTTGAATTCAAGGATATCATTTCCAACCAAAAAGATGGAGATATTTGGTTAACCAGAGGCAAATCCAAAACAAAGTTGCAAAAATTCAGTACTAGTTTGAGAGTTGGTAGTCTCCTTACTCGGTACCACTCCCGTATAGATTCTTATCAGATCGGTATCGGTATccatttttgatcaaattcaGGATCGGTATAAGACGGTACCACTCTCATACCCATCCCTGATACATAACTATATTATGAAAGAAGTAAGAATAAGAACGAGGATTAAGAGATATATGAGTTTTAATAATCATTGATCCAAACACATCAaccttaaattttaaaatacttgaatttttaaatctagaATACGACAAAAAACTTGATAATAATATCACATCTTTAGATAATCATAAAGTTAATTGCACATTTAATAGCAAGTTTAAACACATTTTACAAAGAGATTTTATAATATACACTTAAAGGGTTTGatagatttaataaaaattttaagatttaatttgaaaaagaagCTAATAATACTCATAATATTTTAGACACAAtatttaaaaagacaaaaactcAAATTAAATAGTAGAGAATTTagcatatattaaaaaacatataacaaaagacattataaaaTATTCGTAACAAACAAGTAATATAACAActaagttatttttttataaagtaataAACCAACAACTATAATAAGTAAAATAGAAAAACATGTTACAAATCAAGTAGAATTATTAGAAACAATAGGTTTTAGTTGAAGGATAAAATTGAAGTTAGTAGTATATAAAGAAGCTTTAGAAGAAGCTAACAAATATATACCAAAAGAATATAAAGATGaaattacaatttttataaaaatttgggaACATATAAAAGTGATAAAATATATCCAAGTTTGTTCACTTTCATAATTAGTTTATTGTTGTATAttattaaaatgttaaataaattacTTAACAGAGTTTATCAAGTTATTGAAAGTTAGATAATATATTAGAAAAGAAAGTATAATTTAGTATAGAAGAATTATATATGCAAAATCAcatcaacattaaaaaattaaaagttagcgatcttaaaatagaaaaaattaatCACCTTATAaatactagttaatcaacccgggttcaacccgagtatgttaattaaaagtttaaaatttttaaatatgttaaaaaatatatgtaatgtttgttattgatatattataattatttgatataaaacacATAATTCAATTAACACAATAAACGCAATCATAATTTTAAAACAAGAATAACTATTGAGTTAAGTAAATAGATATTTCACTTGTAAAATTATAtaagatattttattttcttttcaataaataattaatatttttattcaacGTACATATAAGGGGCTATCTTTATACTATTCATAATATAACATCATAATTCAATAAAAACTTTTTCAAGATAAAATATGGACATGCcatatcaaaaactttcttaaaatatctgtaaaaaataatcttgttttattaataatagagaTTAGATAACACGAAAAAGAATGATATAAATAAACCATTTTTAAGAAGAAGTTGTACACTACAAGAAGCAAGAACATCTACTGGTAGTTTACATAACATTATTTCATTAGATTCATTTTCTTATATAGAttaactagttaatcaacccgggtttagTCGGggcatattaattaaaattgtaagactataaaataaatgaaaagaaattatgtaatatttgtttttaaaacattataacttgatataaatctaataattcaactaaaacaataattatatagttaataaatcaactaaataaaaaaaacattttatttgtgatattatataagagagattttttattctttaaacaaatgattgatatttttatgctatttctatattatttatatatacgagaacaagtacccgcgcgttgcggtggtgagatggtggggtgatacctaggtcataaagtatgataggttataggagttgatatgtcataaagtatgatagtcaaatgccttagccgtacgggctccgccctcggatttaaaaatttgtcgaaagtatatcgaatgacatctttaatcaaagagcatgaaattttaagaacacccatacaatttttataatttatcgatgtacggtttttgagataaaagattttgagtgaattggaggaataaatgatttatggaggagaaagaaaaaagatgattggttgagatttgaggagagagaaagggtattatagttattttagataaatataaaatagataggaggggcattttggggaattacttaaaatcaatattgaaaatttcaagttcaatattaaaaatctaGGGAGAtactgctttataatatagtataaatatatgacatcataatctatactctatataaaagaaaataccccccatgttgaaagttacatggggaaaatgtctaaaatgtcctcctatgtaatattttcacctacaaggctacaacatctccattaaccttttaaatcaattacttttatatgaattatctacggcactcgacgtcgcatccaccacTAACACTCGCATCCACCACCACACTGTCGCCGTCACGACTACCGCCgtatcgcgcgggtacaatgctagttaaataaaaagaatttttaagtGAAATATGGATTTACCACGTCAActaataataactataaaaaacaatcttcttttattatatatagagattagaAAAAGATCTAATTCCAATAGTATACCACAGACTACACAGTTAGAAGAATATATAGATTAAAACCGGAACATCAATTTATATAATCAACACTAGTTAGATATTTTAAATCCCACAATACTTTATCAAATATGAAgactaaataaaaagaaactgcTTAGTGCTGCCTTCCGTGAGTTTTGAGCatcaatacctcaacggtgtaCGAGGGTGGGTAAAAACGTAAgcagaccttacccctacctaagtagagagactacttcgagtttgtttttttttttttacctaaatgatgatttaagaaaagatgatttaaaGTACCTAAATTAcctttcttctttattcactaatttaaacatctctacctaatatacccttaaatttaaaccactcatttttttttctctctcctcaaatcgcaaccactcatttttttctctcttttttataaatcatt includes the following:
- the LOC122599554 gene encoding pentatricopeptide repeat-containing protein At1g63330-like encodes the protein MVKWLNWRTQQTISSKVNYFSFSFLFLQHPLIIFILQSYSDLDPPSKYKKVTTLEMATLVNRTTYFFKLKPSINFLTSSITSVFHFHSSNRFDVDPPAPSKYQKVSNLEDALNLFDEMSQRNPLPSVIYFNQLLNSVTKMKHFSISIHLFKRMCSLGLPVDHYTTSIAIKCCCRLRRTNDGFALLGLSYRRYIVPNVFTFSTLLDGLILEDRILEAERFFKKLIKRKLCEPNVVMYSTMIKGLCKIGNNAIAISLLRLMDERGRKPDVVVYSTIIDSLCKDQMIDDAFKLFKEMVFQKRIAPNVITYSSLISGLSKLNQWDEVYKMLKEMEDYRISPDVHTYSILVDAFGKEGRVKDAETVINVMIEKGTLPNIVTYNSLIDGYCLRGEMTKAKTVFNSMVSKGIVPNVITYSSLLNGYCKNSKIDEALQMFSEMTRKGLKPNTVTYSTMLQGLFRAGHCGVARKLFDDMREQGNVPNELTYGIVLEGLCNNHLVEDAISLFNLMGNSKLNSSIVVYTTLIDGASKCHKFDIARDLFQDLLVKGLQPDVRTYNVMISSLCREGLLGDAKEMFLKMDQSGCSPNSVTYCVLLQGYLKNKHYVDIEMLLQEMDARGYSLDVSTLSLLIDSIAAGSLGTTLSELISKLVPKELMDSSSFAT